A portion of the Roseofilum capinflatum BLCC-M114 genome contains these proteins:
- a CDS encoding ATP-binding protein — translation MLLNYGQEIPPYEQDITRIGSIQSYGALIALEEQTFRVIYVSENIGDLFGLTPNDLLGQNVDRLIAEEHLKEAIAQLPPSPSLPVYAQLPIQHHNVQSRPVFIHRNLDHQIILEFEKTPSVKSFDLFSTLDITQEVSQKLKIDSNLQRCCETLAAEIKKITQFDRVMIYQYDRDFNGQVIAEAKNADLDPFLGLHFPRQDTQPTLAILEKIWVRLIPDVAADRIPILPDTSSVGDRNLNLSYATLRGVSSCHQEYLKNMDVDATLVFSLKKDNQLWGLVACHHYSPKHLPHEIRKVGEFICQLFSLELKTKTEHQIYEYRVESTSIQSQILAFMGQDHTLIDGLVKHQPNVLDLVNAQGAAVFWNGSYTTLGVTPEPKQIKQLIQWLSLDRENPLFYTQNLSQDYPEAEAFHLIAVGLLALHIPQNNYLLWFRPEVLQTVHWGGNPYETYLETRDEHNNLKLSPRNSFEAWKEIIRGKSLPWEPHEIEAAKELRKSLIHIILNQVDELSKLTKELERSNADLEKFAYIASHDLQEPLNLIGSYVELLEMRYEDQFDRDGKDFLGFVVEGVNHMQGLIDDLLAYSRVGRKGQEPIAVNAEESLKRSLNHLQIRIAEVGAKITYDSLPEIVADPTQLTQLFQNLMSNALKFHQEGIPQIHIGVREKKEEWLFWVQDNGIGIDLEMTDRIFTIFQRLHTREEYPGTGIGLAICKKIVEFHGGELWVESELGVGSTFYFTLPKQTV, via the coding sequence ATGTTACTCAACTATGGCCAAGAAATCCCCCCCTACGAACAAGATATTACTCGTATTGGCTCCATTCAAAGCTATGGGGCTTTAATTGCTCTAGAAGAACAGACTTTCAGGGTGATTTACGTCAGTGAGAACATTGGCGATCTGTTCGGACTGACTCCGAACGACTTACTTGGTCAGAACGTAGACCGGTTGATTGCTGAAGAACACTTAAAAGAGGCGATCGCTCAATTACCCCCCTCTCCCAGTCTACCCGTCTATGCCCAACTTCCCATCCAACACCACAATGTTCAATCTCGCCCTGTCTTCATTCATCGCAACCTAGATCATCAAATTATTCTAGAATTTGAGAAAACTCCATCCGTAAAATCTTTCGACCTTTTCTCTACATTAGATATCACGCAAGAAGTCAGTCAAAAACTCAAAATTGACTCCAACTTGCAGCGATGTTGTGAAACTTTAGCAGCAGAAATCAAAAAAATAACCCAGTTCGATCGGGTAATGATTTATCAATACGATCGAGACTTTAACGGTCAAGTAATTGCCGAAGCCAAAAACGCCGATCTAGACCCCTTCCTCGGTTTACATTTTCCCCGACAAGATACCCAGCCGACCTTAGCAATACTAGAAAAAATTTGGGTCAGGTTAATTCCTGATGTAGCAGCAGACAGGATTCCTATACTTCCCGATACCTCCTCCGTAGGCGATCGAAATTTGAATTTAAGCTATGCGACCTTAAGAGGGGTTTCCAGTTGTCATCAGGAATATCTAAAAAATATGGATGTTGACGCTACCCTGGTTTTTTCCTTAAAAAAAGACAATCAGTTATGGGGATTAGTCGCTTGCCATCATTATAGCCCCAAGCATCTTCCCCATGAGATCAGAAAAGTTGGTGAATTTATTTGTCAATTGTTCTCCTTAGAACTCAAAACTAAAACCGAGCATCAAATCTATGAATATCGAGTCGAATCAACCAGCATTCAATCTCAAATTCTCGCGTTCATGGGTCAAGATCATACATTAATTGATGGTCTAGTCAAACATCAGCCCAATGTATTAGATTTAGTCAACGCCCAAGGAGCAGCAGTTTTCTGGAATGGCTCGTATACAACCCTAGGAGTAACGCCAGAACCAAAACAAATTAAACAGTTAATTCAATGGCTCAGTCTTGATCGGGAAAATCCTCTGTTTTATACTCAAAATTTATCACAGGACTATCCTGAAGCAGAAGCATTTCACCTCATAGCAGTGGGTTTGTTAGCTCTGCATATCCCCCAAAACAACTATCTACTCTGGTTTCGCCCAGAAGTGCTACAGACAGTTCATTGGGGAGGAAATCCCTACGAGACCTATCTAGAAACTAGAGATGAACACAACAACTTAAAGTTATCACCTCGAAATTCATTTGAAGCCTGGAAAGAAATCATTCGAGGAAAATCTTTGCCGTGGGAACCCCATGAAATCGAAGCAGCGAAAGAGCTACGCAAATCATTGATTCATATTATTTTAAATCAAGTGGATGAATTATCTAAATTGACGAAAGAGCTAGAGCGCTCTAATGCAGATCTGGAAAAATTTGCTTATATTGCTTCCCATGATTTGCAGGAACCTTTGAACCTGATTGGCAGTTATGTAGAATTGCTGGAAATGCGTTATGAAGATCAATTCGATCGAGATGGCAAAGACTTCCTTGGGTTTGTGGTGGAAGGGGTCAATCATATGCAAGGATTGATTGATGATTTGTTAGCCTATTCTAGGGTAGGCAGAAAAGGGCAAGAACCGATCGCAGTCAATGCAGAAGAGAGTCTGAAGCGAAGTTTAAATCATTTACAAATCCGCATTGCCGAAGTGGGGGCTAAAATCACCTATGATTCTCTTCCTGAGATTGTGGCCGATCCAACTCAATTAACGCAACTGTTTCAAAATTTAATGAGTAATGCGCTCAAGTTTCACCAGGAGGGGATTCCCCAGATTCATATTGGAGTTCGAGAAAAAAAAGAAGAATGGTTATTTTGGGTGCAGGATAATGGAATTGGTATCGATCTGGAAATGACCGATCGCATTTTTACCATTTTCCAGCGTCTCCATACCCGTGAAGAATACCCAGGTACGGGAATTGGACTAGCAATATGTAAAAAAATAGTTGAATTCCACGGAGGAGAACTATGGGTAGAATCGGAACTCGGTGTAGGGTCAACCTTTTACTTCACTCTCCCTAAACAGACTGTATAA
- the cbiQ gene encoding cobalt ECF transporter T component CbiQ, translating into MKLELDTYADLNSPIHRWEPRCKLIGLMGLIFSFSGIQSLVLLPVMLAITWILYMISQLPWSFLRQRLRYPGWFLLGIVIFLPFIAGETVLWEWGLVSLRLEGCLAVVLISVRFVCILVVALILFGTAPFLTMIKAMGQLGLPLVLGDMMLLSYRYLTEFGDRLKTLKMASRLRGFDGKHLSWRQIQTLAALMGTLLVRTYEQSERVYQAMRLRGYGHSRGMLTYSLSMNPLDRIATIGVLGIALGLAIAQIMLNLQS; encoded by the coding sequence ATGAAATTAGAACTGGATACTTACGCAGATCTCAACTCTCCTATACATCGTTGGGAACCTCGATGTAAGTTAATTGGATTAATGGGCTTAATTTTTTCTTTCTCAGGGATTCAATCTTTAGTCTTGTTACCAGTAATGTTGGCAATTACCTGGATTTTATACATGATATCTCAGTTACCCTGGTCTTTTTTGCGCCAACGTTTGCGCTATCCGGGCTGGTTTTTGTTAGGAATTGTCATTTTTTTACCCTTTATCGCTGGGGAGACAGTGCTGTGGGAATGGGGCCTGGTTTCATTGCGTTTGGAGGGATGTTTGGCCGTTGTTTTAATTAGTGTGCGTTTTGTTTGTATTTTGGTGGTGGCGCTGATTTTGTTTGGTACAGCGCCATTTTTGACGATGATTAAGGCGATGGGGCAATTGGGTTTGCCGTTGGTTTTGGGGGATATGATGCTTCTGAGCTATCGTTACTTAACGGAGTTTGGCGATCGCCTGAAAACCTTGAAAATGGCTTCTCGGTTGCGGGGGTTTGATGGGAAGCACTTGAGTTGGCGACAGATTCAAACCTTAGCCGCTTTAATGGGAACCCTGTTGGTGAGAACCTATGAACAGTCTGAGAGAGTCTATCAAGCCATGCGTTTGCGTGGCTATGGCCACAGTCGTGGCATGTTAACATATAGCTTATCGATGAATCCCCTAGATCGCATAGCGACGATCGGAGTGCTGGGAATTGCTCTAGGGTTGGCGATCGCCCAAATCATGCTTAACTTGCAATCCTAG
- a CDS encoding RNA recognition motif domain-containing protein, giving the protein MTIYIGNLSYDATEEDLRTVFTDYGSVKRVTLPTDRETGRIRGFGFVDMEDESDEQSAISTLDGAEWMGRQIKVNKAKPREDRREKFSRSRNY; this is encoded by the coding sequence ATGACTATTTATATCGGTAATTTATCCTATGATGCCACAGAAGAAGATCTGAGAACGGTGTTTACCGACTACGGTTCCGTCAAGCGTGTTACTTTACCAACTGACCGGGAAACGGGACGCATTAGGGGATTTGGCTTTGTAGACATGGAAGATGAATCGGATGAACAAAGTGCCATTTCTACCCTGGATGGGGCAGAATGGATGGGTCGCCAGATTAAAGTCAATAAAGCAAAACCCCGTGAAGATAGACGGGAAAAATTTTCTCGCTCGCGGAACTACTAA
- a CDS encoding RNA recognition motif domain-containing protein: MSVYIGNLSYNLEEDDVREVFAEYGSVTRVSLPIDRETGRKRGFGFVEMQTEAEEEKAIDELDGAEWMERVLKVNKAKPRENRSNNRGFSRSRN; the protein is encoded by the coding sequence GTGTCCGTTTATATTGGAAATTTATCCTACAACTTAGAAGAAGATGATGTGAGGGAAGTCTTTGCTGAATATGGCAGTGTAACGCGGGTGAGTTTACCCATCGATCGTGAAACTGGACGTAAGCGTGGCTTTGGCTTTGTGGAAATGCAAACTGAGGCTGAAGAAGAGAAAGCCATTGATGAACTCGATGGAGCTGAATGGATGGAGCGGGTTTTGAAAGTGAATAAAGCCAAACCCCGTGAAAACCGGTCAAACAACCGGGGATTTTCTCGCTCACGCAACTAA
- a CDS encoding RNA recognition motif domain-containing protein: MTVYIGNLSFQAEEDDLKEIFQDYGTVTKVFLPTDRDTGKKRGFAFVDMSSEDEEQQAIETLDGAEWMGRVIKVNKAKPREPRRDNRSRGASR; the protein is encoded by the coding sequence ATGACTGTATATATTGGTAACCTTTCTTTTCAGGCCGAAGAAGATGATCTTAAGGAGATCTTTCAAGACTATGGCACAGTGACCAAGGTTTTTCTGCCAACTGACCGGGACACAGGGAAGAAGCGGGGTTTTGCCTTTGTAGATATGAGTTCGGAAGACGAAGAGCAACAGGCCATAGAAACCCTGGATGGAGCAGAATGGATGGGGAGAGTGATTAAAGTCAATAAGGCTAAACCCCGTGAACCCCGTCGTGATAACCGCAGTCGAGGAGCTTCTCGCTAA
- a CDS encoding alpha-mannosidase: MDFALFQQTLDRLRSLTCLDLQSQWLCCAEDLPVERGINPDVWSSWSPVQINAKGHVAWEKGQVFWFGQRFTVPPRLQGYPLEGLCLRWSLMWWAEVAQVFVNGNCVQEGDLFDCATRILLSPEVTPGIEFNLAVRLVSPGHDPGAMVRSLALVEGQIGHDPGFIADELECLRLCGANDPVFLQGLMGAIAQFDGSQVSDRLEFNRQLEILGDRLLSLNLPPTPQIFLLSHAHLDLAWLWPVSETWEAAERTFTSVLQLQEEFPQLTFGHSTPALYAWLEEHQPHLFAAIQNRVREGRWEIIAGLWVEPEFNLVSGESIIRQVLYGQRYVRDRLGVLNRVAWLPDSFGFCWQLPQIFKLGKIDYFVTQKLRWNDTTEFPHEVFWWQGLDGTQILSLMSAPIGEGIDLVKLTGYAMEAKERTGKAQVLGLPGVGDHGGGPSRDMLEVGERSQHSRFFPRLQFTTAHAYLDRLAQEKNYPVWDDELYLQFHRGCYTTHADQKYYNRRCERLLYQAELWSSCASLLAGYEYPQAQLEQAWKAVLFNQFHDILPGSSIPEVFRDANQSWRKVIETTEKIVQQAWQAIASQIVLPEPPQFPAQPMLIFNSLNWSRSEVVSVALPDGFLSAQVWDADGRELTSQVEGNSIYFWVSDVPSVGYQLVWLVPSSEPVDSVEFPPQFILENDGLRVEIDPQTGDILELRDRPNHRSVLRGLGNQLQGFGDRGQYWDAWNIDPEYEKHCLPPTELESITWIAYGELLKTIQVVRRLRDSILTQNYTLLAHQNQLRITSHVDWQDRHTLLKVSFPFQLHADFITYEIPCGAIRRSTRFQTQEEQAKWEVPALNWADLTDEKQEYGVSLLTDYKSGYDPHPNQLRLSLLRGSTWPDPEADFGDHEFQYALYPHAGSWEAAGTVKRGYELNSPLSVYPGPVSKGSQTGDLGVKSSFLEFSAEGFILTAFKRAEDNPHNWIIRGYECQGKREILTRKNNLGLDEGNWVNLLEEEELKPPLEINPWEILTLKLWNPAPEEGDRPSEASEKLI, from the coding sequence ATGGATTTTGCTTTATTTCAACAAACGCTGGATCGGCTGCGATCGCTCACTTGCCTGGATCTACAATCCCAATGGTTATGTTGTGCTGAGGATTTACCGGTGGAACGGGGGATTAATCCCGATGTTTGGTCGTCCTGGAGTCCAGTGCAAATCAATGCAAAAGGGCATGTGGCTTGGGAAAAGGGGCAGGTTTTCTGGTTCGGCCAACGATTTACAGTTCCTCCACGGTTGCAAGGGTATCCCCTAGAGGGATTATGCCTGAGATGGAGCCTAATGTGGTGGGCGGAAGTGGCGCAGGTCTTTGTGAATGGGAATTGTGTCCAGGAGGGGGATCTGTTTGATTGCGCCACTCGGATTTTATTGAGTCCGGAAGTGACCCCTGGAATAGAGTTTAATTTGGCTGTGCGCTTAGTTAGTCCGGGTCACGATCCGGGGGCTATGGTGCGGAGTTTAGCCCTGGTTGAGGGGCAAATAGGTCACGATCCAGGGTTTATTGCCGATGAGCTGGAATGCTTGCGCTTATGTGGCGCGAATGACCCGGTTTTTTTGCAGGGGTTGATGGGGGCAATTGCCCAGTTCGACGGGTCTCAGGTGAGCGATCGCCTGGAATTCAATCGCCAGTTAGAAATTTTAGGCGATCGGCTGTTGTCTCTCAATCTTCCCCCAACTCCGCAGATTTTCCTCCTGAGCCATGCTCATCTCGATTTAGCCTGGTTATGGCCGGTCTCTGAAACCTGGGAAGCAGCCGAGCGCACGTTTACCTCCGTGTTGCAATTGCAAGAAGAATTTCCCCAACTTACGTTTGGCCATTCTACCCCGGCTTTATATGCTTGGCTCGAAGAACATCAGCCCCATTTATTTGCAGCCATTCAAAATCGGGTACGGGAGGGGAGATGGGAAATTATTGCTGGATTGTGGGTAGAACCGGAATTTAATTTAGTCAGTGGCGAATCAATTATTCGTCAAGTGTTGTATGGACAACGTTATGTTCGCGATCGCTTGGGAGTTTTGAACCGGGTGGCTTGGTTGCCCGATAGTTTTGGATTTTGTTGGCAATTGCCCCAAATTTTTAAGTTAGGAAAAATCGATTATTTTGTGACTCAAAAGCTGCGTTGGAATGATACGACTGAGTTTCCCCATGAGGTGTTTTGGTGGCAAGGTTTGGATGGAACTCAGATATTAAGCCTGATGTCTGCCCCCATTGGCGAAGGGATTGATTTGGTGAAGTTAACCGGTTATGCCATGGAAGCCAAAGAGAGGACGGGAAAGGCGCAAGTGCTGGGTTTACCAGGGGTTGGGGATCATGGAGGGGGGCCGAGTCGGGATATGTTGGAGGTTGGGGAGCGATCGCAGCACTCTCGTTTTTTTCCCCGTCTTCAGTTTACGACCGCTCATGCCTATTTAGATCGTTTAGCTCAGGAGAAAAATTATCCCGTTTGGGACGATGAACTCTATTTGCAGTTTCATCGAGGCTGTTATACTACCCACGCCGATCAAAAATATTATAATCGCCGATGTGAGCGGTTGTTATATCAGGCAGAACTCTGGTCAAGTTGTGCGAGTTTGTTAGCTGGCTATGAGTATCCGCAAGCTCAGTTAGAGCAGGCATGGAAAGCGGTTTTATTTAATCAATTTCATGATATTTTACCGGGTTCTTCCATTCCGGAAGTGTTTCGAGACGCTAATCAGAGCTGGAGGAAAGTTATTGAGACAACAGAAAAGATCGTGCAGCAGGCTTGGCAGGCGATCGCCAGTCAAATTGTTCTCCCGGAACCCCCCCAGTTTCCAGCGCAACCGATGCTAATTTTTAATTCTCTCAATTGGTCGCGTTCTGAGGTGGTTTCTGTTGCTCTTCCGGATGGATTTTTGTCCGCTCAAGTTTGGGATGCAGACGGGAGAGAGTTAACCAGTCAAGTTGAGGGAAATTCTATCTATTTTTGGGTTTCTGATGTTCCTTCAGTAGGCTATCAACTGGTTTGGTTAGTCCCCAGTTCTGAGCCAGTGGACTCGGTTGAGTTTCCTCCCCAGTTCATCCTGGAGAATGATGGGCTGAGAGTTGAAATCGATCCCCAAACGGGGGATATCCTAGAGTTGCGCGATCGCCCCAACCATCGCTCTGTTCTTAGGGGATTGGGCAATCAACTGCAAGGATTTGGCGATCGCGGGCAATATTGGGATGCTTGGAATATCGATCCAGAATATGAAAAGCATTGTTTACCACCAACAGAGTTAGAGTCTATTACCTGGATTGCCTATGGCGAACTGTTAAAAACAATTCAAGTCGTTCGCCGGTTGCGAGACTCGATATTGACTCAAAACTACACCCTATTAGCCCATCAAAATCAACTCAGAATCACCAGTCACGTGGATTGGCAAGACCGTCATACCCTATTAAAAGTGAGTTTTCCATTCCAGTTACACGCTGATTTTATTACCTATGAAATTCCCTGTGGTGCAATTCGCCGCTCTACCCGTTTCCAGACTCAGGAAGAACAGGCTAAATGGGAAGTCCCAGCACTCAATTGGGCTGATTTAACGGATGAGAAGCAAGAGTATGGGGTGAGTCTGTTAACCGATTATAAATCTGGGTACGATCCTCACCCCAATCAATTGCGATTAAGTTTATTGCGTGGCTCAACTTGGCCCGATCCAGAGGCAGATTTCGGAGACCATGAATTTCAGTATGCTCTCTATCCCCATGCCGGAAGTTGGGAAGCAGCAGGAACGGTCAAACGGGGATATGAATTGAACAGTCCTTTGTCCGTTTATCCCGGCCCTGTATCTAAAGGATCTCAGACAGGAGATTTGGGGGTGAAATCGAGTTTTTTAGAGTTCTCGGCTGAAGGGTTCATTTTGACGGCTTTTAAGAGGGCGGAGGACAACCCGCACAATTGGATTATCCGAGGTTATGAGTGCCAAGGAAAAAGGGAGATCCTGACTAGGAAGAATAACTTAGGTCTCGATGAGGGAAACTGGGTGAATTTATTAGAAGAAGAGGAGCTAAAGCCGCCTTTAGAGATTAACCCTTGGGAAATTCTGACCCTGAAGTTATGGAACCCTGCCCCAGAGGAAGGCGATCGCCCATCGGAAGCATCAGAAAAATTAATATGA
- a CDS encoding ABC transporter permease yields MTQSIQPPEETVIPDSLGSKSKFSFSWQIGFTLVMFGFMYLPIAVLAFYSFNQSAYSANWKGFTLDWYVKLFSDGRILSSLQNSLIVAFCAVGISAVLGTLMAVGLAKYQFRGKSLYLGVSYLPLIIPDIAIAVATLVFLAVFAIPLNLWTIVAAHIVFCLAYIALVVSTRLADLDPHLEEAALDLGATPFNAFIQVLLPQLIPGIVSGCLLAFVLSMDDFLIASFTAGSGFNTLPMEIFSRIRTGVKPDINALSVILIIMSGLVAFLGEFWRYKSEK; encoded by the coding sequence ATGACGCAATCGATTCAACCGCCTGAAGAAACTGTAATCCCTGACTCCTTGGGGTCGAAATCTAAATTTTCCTTTTCCTGGCAAATTGGGTTTACCCTGGTTATGTTTGGGTTTATGTATCTGCCCATTGCCGTCTTAGCCTTTTATAGTTTTAACCAATCTGCCTATAGTGCCAATTGGAAAGGGTTTACCTTGGATTGGTATGTGAAGCTGTTCTCGGATGGGAGAATTCTTTCCTCTTTGCAAAATAGCTTAATTGTAGCCTTTTGTGCGGTAGGCATTTCGGCGGTTTTGGGGACTCTGATGGCGGTGGGGTTAGCGAAATATCAGTTTCGGGGGAAATCCCTGTATCTGGGAGTCTCCTATTTACCTCTGATTATCCCTGATATTGCGATCGCCGTTGCCACCCTTGTATTCCTTGCCGTCTTTGCCATTCCCCTCAATCTTTGGACAATTGTCGCCGCCCATATTGTCTTTTGCCTCGCCTATATTGCCCTCGTCGTCTCCACCCGACTGGCAGATTTAGACCCGCATCTAGAAGAAGCCGCTCTAGACTTAGGAGCAACGCCATTTAATGCCTTTATTCAAGTCCTCTTACCCCAATTAATTCCTGGTATCGTCTCCGGTTGCCTCCTCGCATTTGTCCTCAGTATGGATGATTTCCTGATTGCCAGTTTCACGGCTGGCAGTGGCTTCAACACCCTGCCCATGGAAATCTTCAGCCGCATCAGAACCGGCGTAAAACCCGATATTAACGCCCTGAGTGTGATCCTGATTATCATGTCCGGATTAGTGGCATTTCTGGGTGAATTTTGGCGCTATAAGAGCGAGAAATAA
- a CDS encoding glutamate-5-semialdehyde dehydrogenase, translating to MASPTLIELAQKTRQGARQLAGLTTEEKNQAIEAIAQSLEQATPEIVAANQADCEAATAAGIAKPLYHRLKLDETKLKGNIAGVRDVQKLPDPVGTVQIHRELDEGLILKRISCPLGVLGVIFEARPEAAIQISTLAIKSGNGVILKGGKEALRSCEAIVKAIRQGLSKTAVSPDVVQLLTSREETVALLKLDQYVDLIIPRGSNSFVRFVQENTNIPVLGHADGVCHLYLDESADREKAIAITVDAKTQYPAACNAIETLLVHRSCAPQILPPVAQALQEKGVKLLGDESTVELLGIPAATEADWSTEYSDLILAIKQVDSLEEAVNHINTYGSKHTDAIATENPEAAQFFLNQVDAAGVYHNCSTRFADGFRYGFGAEVGISTQQMPPRGPVGLEGLITYKYQVTGNGHISATYSGANAKPFTHKDLG from the coding sequence ATGGCTTCTCCTACATTAATTGAACTGGCCCAAAAGACGCGACAAGGAGCGCGTCAGTTAGCTGGCTTAACTACAGAAGAGAAAAATCAGGCGATTGAGGCGATCGCCCAATCCTTGGAACAGGCTACACCGGAAATTGTAGCCGCAAACCAAGCCGACTGTGAAGCTGCAACTGCCGCAGGGATTGCAAAACCGCTTTATCATCGCCTGAAATTGGATGAAACGAAGCTAAAAGGCAATATTGCTGGGGTGCGGGATGTGCAAAAGTTACCCGATCCGGTGGGTACGGTACAAATCCATCGGGAGCTAGATGAAGGTTTGATTCTGAAACGGATTAGTTGTCCGTTAGGGGTTTTGGGTGTGATTTTTGAGGCGCGTCCGGAAGCGGCGATCCAGATTTCTACTCTGGCGATTAAGTCGGGAAATGGGGTAATTCTCAAGGGTGGAAAGGAGGCGCTACGGTCTTGTGAGGCGATTGTAAAGGCGATTCGGCAAGGGTTGTCAAAAACGGCGGTGAGTCCGGATGTGGTGCAACTTTTGACCAGCCGTGAGGAGACGGTGGCGCTGTTGAAGTTAGATCAATATGTGGATCTGATTATTCCTAGGGGTTCTAATTCGTTTGTGCGTTTTGTGCAGGAGAATACGAATATTCCGGTGTTGGGTCATGCTGATGGTGTTTGTCACCTGTATCTGGATGAATCTGCGGATAGAGAAAAGGCGATCGCCATCACGGTCGATGCAAAAACTCAATATCCGGCTGCCTGTAACGCCATCGAAACCCTATTAGTTCATCGCTCCTGCGCTCCCCAGATTCTTCCCCCCGTCGCCCAAGCGCTACAGGAAAAAGGGGTGAAATTACTGGGAGATGAGTCCACTGTTGAATTGTTAGGTATTCCCGCAGCTACAGAAGCAGATTGGTCTACAGAATATAGCGATCTGATTTTAGCGATAAAACAGGTGGACTCTCTAGAGGAAGCGGTGAATCATATTAACACTTATGGATCGAAGCATACGGATGCGATCGCCACTGAAAACCCAGAAGCGGCGCAATTCTTCCTGAATCAAGTCGATGCTGCGGGTGTTTACCATAACTGTTCCACCCGCTTTGCCGACGGATTCCGCTACGGATTTGGTGCAGAAGTCGGCATCAGTACCCAACAAATGCCCCCACGGGGCCCGGTAGGATTAGAAGGGTTAATCACCTATAAATATCAGGTCACCGGTAACGGTCATATTTCTGCCACCTACTCCGGAGCCAATGCCAAACCCTTTACCCACAAGGATCTAGGGTAG
- a CDS encoding peroxiredoxin family protein, which translates to MVTSTDFRGLLNQRFAKNFFPIPATSPWDVGVKPPDFQLPNITQGGTVRLSEYRDQKPVIIAFTRIFTEKQYCPLCFPHIKKLNEQYEAFTERGAEVLLITSTDAQQSEIVVQDLGLKMPLLCDPDCITFRAYAVGQALGAPLPAQFVLDNRGILRYKHLFSFLHPNAEIQTLLTVLDNPF; encoded by the coding sequence ATGGTTACTTCCACAGACTTTCGCGGTTTACTCAATCAACGCTTTGCCAAGAATTTCTTCCCTATTCCTGCAACCAGTCCTTGGGACGTGGGAGTAAAACCCCCTGATTTTCAATTGCCCAATATCACCCAGGGGGGAACGGTGCGCCTGTCCGAGTATCGCGATCAAAAACCGGTGATTATCGCTTTTACCCGCATTTTCACGGAGAAACAATACTGCCCCCTCTGCTTTCCCCATATTAAAAAACTGAATGAACAGTATGAAGCGTTTACAGAGCGGGGCGCAGAAGTGCTATTAATCACCAGTACCGATGCACAACAGAGCGAAATCGTGGTTCAAGATTTAGGCTTGAAAATGCCCCTGCTCTGCGATCCCGACTGTATCACGTTCCGCGCCTATGCCGTCGGTCAAGCCTTGGGCGCACCCCTACCTGCCCAATTTGTCCTCGATAACCGGGGAATTTTGCGTTATAAACACCTCTTCTCTTTTCTTCACCCCAATGCAGAGATTCAAACCTTGCTCACCGTTTTAGATAACCCATTTTAG
- the def gene encoding peptide deformylase, with translation MTEHLNIYQLGHPLLRTLAQPIANPEDPQIQQLINQLITTTETSNGVGIAAPQVGQSYRLLIVASRPNLRYPHAPVMEPTPLINPQIISHSDTQIKGWEGCLSVPGIRGLVPRFTEIEVEYIDATGQRQHRIFTDFVARIIQHEWDHLEGKLFIDRVESTQDLMSESEYYRQIVGTVNPSSCPP, from the coding sequence ATGACAGAACATTTAAACATTTACCAACTCGGTCATCCCCTTCTGCGAACCCTTGCCCAACCCATTGCCAACCCAGAAGATCCGCAGATTCAACAACTTATTAATCAATTAATTACGACCACAGAAACCAGTAACGGAGTCGGCATTGCCGCTCCCCAAGTCGGACAATCTTACCGTTTACTCATTGTTGCCTCTCGCCCTAATCTCCGCTATCCCCATGCTCCAGTGATGGAACCGACCCCACTGATTAATCCACAGATTATCAGCCATTCTGATACCCAAATCAAAGGATGGGAAGGCTGTCTTAGTGTCCCCGGAATCCGAGGATTAGTGCCCCGATTTACAGAAATTGAAGTTGAATATATTGATGCAACTGGCCAACGTCAGCACCGGATCTTTACTGATTTTGTGGCTCGCATTATCCAACATGAATGGGATCATCTAGAGGGGAAACTCTTTATCGATCGCGTGGAAAGTACCCAAGATTTAATGAGTGAATCGGAATACTACCGACAAATTGTGGGGACTGTCAACCCCTCCTCCTGCCCACCCTAG